One Deltaproteobacteria bacterium genomic region harbors:
- a CDS encoding sigma-54 dependent transcriptional regulator gives MDTFKIAVIDDEPIVCRETKRALVKEHYEVETFSDGETALQRFEQTDFDLILCDLRLPGIDGLDLLKMVRRRTPDCEVIIITAYSSVDTAIEAIQAGAFHYVIKPIKMAELKPLVKRVLDKVLLVREKNALKEALFSQTRPANFIGNSKAMLEVFRLIGKVAPLDCNVLIQGESGTGKEMVARELHQRNPRNNHPFISFNCGGFSDDLIANELFGHEKGAFTGATETKIGLLEAADKGTIFLDEIGEMPPSMQVKLLRFVEERTLIRVGGVKAHPVDVRLIAASNQDLKQLVKSQAFREDLYYRLHVVTITLPPLRNRRDDIPLLVHNFLSKYSKAFGKEIKGISAEALEILSQYPFPGNVRELENIIERAVALSDDKMVYAHDLPSDLRELCMSSFDAQAWPSLEEKEKQYIQQVLIKTNHRKNLTADILKLPRTTLWRKMKHYGLA, from the coding sequence GTGGATACGTTTAAAATAGCCGTCATCGACGATGAGCCGATCGTTTGCCGTGAAACCAAAAGGGCACTCGTAAAAGAACACTACGAAGTCGAGACCTTTTCCGACGGCGAAACCGCTCTGCAGCGTTTTGAACAAACGGATTTCGACCTGATCCTGTGCGACCTCCGCCTGCCGGGTATCGACGGTCTCGATCTGTTGAAAATGGTCCGCCGACGCACCCCTGATTGCGAGGTGATCATCATCACCGCATACAGTTCGGTTGATACGGCCATCGAGGCCATCCAGGCCGGGGCGTTTCACTATGTAATCAAGCCCATCAAGATGGCCGAACTCAAGCCACTGGTCAAACGTGTTTTGGACAAGGTTCTGCTGGTACGCGAAAAAAATGCATTAAAGGAAGCGCTGTTCTCACAAACCCGGCCTGCGAACTTTATCGGAAACAGCAAAGCCATGCTCGAGGTTTTCCGTTTGATCGGCAAGGTGGCGCCGCTGGATTGCAACGTTCTCATTCAGGGAGAAAGCGGTACGGGCAAGGAAATGGTGGCCAGGGAGCTGCACCAGCGGAATCCGCGAAATAACCACCCCTTCATCTCTTTCAACTGCGGCGGTTTCAGTGACGACCTGATCGCCAATGAGCTTTTCGGTCACGAGAAAGGGGCTTTTACCGGTGCCACGGAGACTAAAATCGGACTCTTGGAAGCCGCCGACAAGGGGACGATTTTCCTCGATGAGATCGGCGAAATGCCGCCGAGCATGCAGGTCAAACTGCTGCGTTTCGTGGAAGAGCGCACCCTGATCCGCGTCGGCGGTGTCAAAGCGCATCCGGTGGATGTCCGGCTGATTGCGGCCAGCAACCAGGATTTAAAGCAGCTGGTGAAAAGCCAGGCATTTCGAGAAGATCTTTACTACCGGCTGCACGTCGTCACGATCACCCTGCCTCCCTTGAGAAATCGCCGGGACGACATTCCGTTGCTGGTCCACAACTTCCTGTCGAAATACAGCAAGGCCTTCGGAAAAGAAATCAAGGGAATTTCGGCGGAGGCGTTGGAGATCCTGTCCCAATACCCTTTCCCGGGCAATGTGCGTGAGCTGGAAAACATCATTGAACGCGCTGTCGCATTGTCTGATGACAAAATGGTCTACGCGCACGATTTGCCGTCCGACCTTAGGGAGCTTTGCATGAGCAGCTTCGATGCACAAGCCTGGCCCTCTTTGGAGGAAAAGGAGAAGCAATACATTCAGCAGGTATTGATCAAAACCAATCACCGGAAAAATCTCACCGCTGACATCCTCAAACTGCCCCGCACCACGTTGTGGCGCAAAATGAAACATTACGGGCTTGCCTGA
- a CDS encoding universal stress protein, which yields MVQKKILVPIGQTATNLKSVHYALALADRLGARIIILQQALSSKAENRQAAWFHESLQDLINNARKNDMLLSHYMANTNFKDEIVDLVRVEHIDLLVFCEDGEVSESLLFQIKPLVPSQIIQVREKNEIHCIKEGDEAYGTCHDIQPVPGGAGGVGPGFSRKNRLADAHPRGPSGKGKAAGDKGRPA from the coding sequence ATGGTTCAGAAAAAAATTCTAGTCCCTATCGGGCAAACGGCGACTAATCTTAAAAGCGTTCATTACGCCCTGGCGCTGGCGGACAGACTGGGTGCCCGCATCATTATTCTTCAGCAGGCACTGTCATCCAAAGCCGAAAACAGGCAAGCCGCCTGGTTTCACGAAAGCCTTCAGGACCTGATCAACAACGCCCGTAAAAACGATATGTTGCTGTCGCATTACATGGCTAACACGAATTTCAAGGATGAAATCGTCGATCTGGTCAGAGTGGAACATATCGATCTGCTGGTTTTCTGTGAGGATGGGGAAGTTTCGGAAAGCTTGCTGTTTCAAATCAAGCCGTTGGTACCAAGCCAGATTATCCAGGTCAGAGAAAAAAACGAAATACACTGTATCAAGGAAGGGGATGAAGCTTATGGCACTTGTCATGATATCCAGCCTGTACCAGGCGGGGCGGGAGGAGTTGGCCCGGGCTTTAGCCGCAAAAACCGATTGGCCGATGCTCACCCGCGAGGACCTTCAGGAAAAGGCAAAGCAGCAGGGGATAAGGGTCGGCCGGCTTGA
- a CDS encoding cytidylate kinase-like family protein: MARALAAKTDWPMLTREDLQEKAKQQGIRVGRLEVSIIKRPTLSEKLAREKKLYLAFLTATLCERALQGNLIYDGRAGHLLLPGVSHRLRVGLTAPIDIRIQRTARSLNMLPEQAAAYLSQLDDDIAQWIHYIHHAEGQDPNQFDVFFNLETTTVTSAAELLSRMVELREFEPTPTSTRLLKDLYLGAQAELLLILDEKTRAVDLKVQAENQVLTVTYPPHNNGISDAILQVLGDLKECREIHCTMAETNILWVQERFKAGSENFQQVIHLAQRWGAAVELMRLIAPEDVAGNQKHVDDELPYDFGRQECALEKDGGVEDDDPEDTDEDDGLSGAMEDLIDKGRCGGGQTVCGGYDKILERVRGDADYALVVVGDMFLSKGRSTRTRRTRELAMSIRDRLKAPVITMDELKSRFLFGKRQGVMLAGYAAIVCLIYILAFKNQDPILAFLSGPMHEQMKWLAPLVIVLFVPTIAYLYGTITGLILKLINID, translated from the coding sequence TTGGCCCGGGCTTTAGCCGCAAAAACCGATTGGCCGATGCTCACCCGCGAGGACCTTCAGGAAAAGGCAAAGCAGCAGGGGATAAGGGTCGGCCGGCTTGAAGTCAGTATTATCAAGCGGCCGACATTGTCTGAAAAACTTGCCCGTGAAAAAAAATTGTATCTTGCATTTCTCACCGCCACCCTTTGTGAGAGGGCCCTGCAGGGAAATCTGATTTACGACGGACGGGCCGGCCATCTACTGCTGCCGGGTGTCAGCCATCGCCTGCGGGTGGGATTGACGGCACCTATTGATATCCGCATTCAGAGAACCGCCAGGTCGCTGAACATGCTGCCGGAGCAGGCTGCCGCCTATCTCTCCCAACTGGACGATGACATCGCCCAGTGGATTCACTATATTCATCACGCCGAGGGACAGGACCCCAATCAATTCGATGTTTTTTTCAACCTAGAAACCACTACGGTGACCAGTGCCGCCGAATTGCTCAGCCGTATGGTTGAGCTGCGCGAATTCGAGCCTACCCCGACCAGCACCCGGTTGTTGAAAGACCTGTATCTCGGTGCACAGGCGGAACTGCTCCTGATCCTCGACGAGAAAACGCGTGCGGTGGATCTGAAGGTACAGGCCGAGAACCAGGTGCTAACGGTGACCTATCCGCCGCATAACAACGGGATCAGCGATGCGATCCTTCAGGTCCTCGGCGACCTGAAAGAGTGCCGGGAGATCCATTGCACGATGGCCGAAACCAATATTCTGTGGGTTCAGGAACGGTTCAAAGCAGGATCGGAGAATTTCCAGCAGGTCATTCACCTGGCCCAACGCTGGGGGGCCGCGGTGGAATTGATGCGCCTGATAGCGCCGGAGGATGTGGCCGGGAATCAAAAGCATGTCGACGACGAGTTACCGTACGATTTCGGTCGTCAGGAATGTGCTCTGGAAAAAGACGGTGGTGTCGAAGACGACGATCCCGAGGATACAGATGAAGATGACGGCCTGAGCGGCGCCATGGAGGATCTGATCGACAAGGGGCGCTGCGGCGGGGGGCAAACCGTCTGCGGGGGGTATGACAAGATCCTCGAACGCGTCCGCGGAGATGCCGACTATGCCCTCGTCGTGGTCGGCGACATGTTTCTTTCCAAAGGCCGCTCGACCCGGACCCGCAGGACCCGGGAGCTGGCAATGAGCATTCGGGATCGGCTCAAGGCGCCGGTGATCACCATGGACGAATTGAAATCCCGTTTTCTTTTCGGCAAGCGTCAAGGGGTCATGCTCGCAGGGTATGCGGCCATCGTATGCCTGATTTATATACTGGCGTTCAAGAACCAGGACCCGATTCTGGCCTTTCTCAGCGGTCCCATGCACGAACAGATGAAATGGCTCGCTCCCCTTGTCATCGTCCTGTTTGTTCCGACCATCGCCTATCTTTACGGGACCATTACAGGGTTGATCCTGAAACTCATCAATATCGACTAG
- a CDS encoding sulfite exporter TauE/SafE family protein: MHTLITYIDIDLFTALQVVLLGFIGGILSGFIGSGGAFFMTPGMMNLGVDGVISVASNITHKFGKAMVGSRKHAAAGNVDKKLAAYMLITAVFGIQIAVAINSHLFKGGGGGHGAGGSAGADLYISLVFATILSAVAVSMLRDVLKSRGKGEEDGGPSMKIAEFFSRLNLPPVINFPVADTKISLWVLMAGGISTGYLAGTIGVGGFIGVPAMIYVFGVPTTVATGTELFLALFMGAYGALSYAYHGFVDIRLTMLLYLGSLVGIHLGVYGVKVVNERYIRIVTSLIILLCVFSRIIAMPVYLRQLGIISYVSDYDRYFNIGSKFFLFASGIIGALVILLKVVGAYRQRRKIQKTLQVIKEPKMKMIEAEKAA, from the coding sequence ATGCACACGCTTATCACCTACATCGACATCGATCTGTTCACGGCGCTTCAAGTTGTGCTGCTGGGGTTCATCGGGGGCATTCTCAGCGGTTTCATCGGCAGCGGTGGTGCATTTTTTATGACGCCGGGCATGATGAACCTCGGCGTGGACGGTGTCATTTCCGTGGCCAGCAACATCACCCACAAATTCGGCAAGGCGATGGTGGGGTCACGCAAGCACGCTGCCGCGGGCAATGTGGACAAAAAGCTGGCAGCCTATATGCTGATTACGGCGGTGTTCGGTATCCAGATTGCGGTGGCGATCAACAGCCACCTGTTCAAAGGCGGCGGCGGCGGTCACGGTGCGGGGGGCAGCGCCGGTGCGGATTTGTACATCAGCCTGGTTTTTGCCACCATATTGTCGGCGGTGGCCGTTTCCATGCTCAGGGACGTCCTTAAATCCAGAGGGAAGGGTGAAGAGGATGGCGGGCCCTCTATGAAGATCGCCGAATTTTTTTCCAGGCTGAATCTGCCACCGGTCATTAATTTTCCCGTCGCAGACACGAAAATAAGCCTTTGGGTACTGATGGCCGGTGGCATCAGTACCGGGTATCTCGCGGGAACCATCGGTGTGGGCGGGTTCATCGGTGTGCCGGCCATGATCTACGTTTTCGGTGTCCCCACGACGGTGGCCACCGGTACGGAGCTCTTTCTGGCCCTTTTTATGGGGGCTTATGGAGCGCTCAGCTACGCTTATCACGGTTTTGTCGACATCCGTTTGACGATGCTGCTCTACCTCGGCTCACTGGTGGGGATCCACTTAGGTGTATACGGCGTCAAAGTCGTGAACGAAAGGTACATCCGCATCGTCACCAGTCTGATCATTCTTCTGTGTGTTTTCAGCCGCATCATCGCCATGCCGGTTTACCTGCGGCAATTGGGGATTATCAGCTATGTAAGCGACTATGACCGTTATTTCAACATTGGCAGCAAATTCTTTCTGTTTGCCAGCGGTATTATCGGCGCACTGGTCATTCTGCTGAAGGTGGTGGGCGCTTATCGTCAACGCCGAAAAATCCAAAAAACCCTTCAGGTTATTAAAGAGCCCAAAATGAAAATGATCGAAGCGGAAAAGGCGGCATAA
- a CDS encoding response regulator, whose product MSYQCNILILDDERIVGDRLKTILGKYGHHVEVFTNPLNALKCLEEKNIDIVISDIRMPEMDGIQVMNWISQRSKDTKVIMITGYATLELARESLTKGAFDFIAKPFKAKEIRQTIQKAAAALNENSSRISENASA is encoded by the coding sequence ATGAGCTACCAATGCAATATTCTAATTTTGGATGATGAACGCATTGTCGGTGACCGGCTCAAAACCATCCTGGGAAAATACGGTCACCACGTAGAAGTTTTTACCAATCCGCTCAATGCGTTGAAGTGCTTGGAAGAGAAAAACATCGACATCGTGATCAGCGATATCCGTATGCCGGAAATGGATGGGATCCAAGTGATGAACTGGATTTCTCAAAGATCGAAAGACACGAAGGTCATTATGATCACCGGATACGCCACTTTGGAACTGGCCCGCGAGTCTTTGACCAAAGGCGCTTTCGATTTTATTGCCAAGCCTTTTAAAGCCAAAGAGATTCGTCAGACGATCCAAAAAGCCGCCGCAGCGCTCAATGAGAATTCCTCGCGGATTTCTGAAAACGCCTCGGCGTGA
- a CDS encoding universal stress protein: MKILAALGTTSQDAFVVNEVARLAGNTWADVTLLGVETGTSPEIPPFSASFRSDESHPLVQSLRGLRGRFLSRFKAEESPYMETVVDHELVEVESNLWEDLNVLRSARKQLVTRIRPGNAARSILAEARQFPCDLIVIGSSLDGDGNDIGRICRKVIHEAGTSVLVIAKTKLPQRIVACLDHDRVSQHSLEIINQMVTLYQADLEIVGVSTVETLPGEIDDKMGQILKYYAQNGIRTLVRSVPRTSLEAFAAQASRENLVALWMGRQSRLHRFITPRSMDRLLDNSDYSVLILR, encoded by the coding sequence ATGAAAATACTGGCTGCATTGGGAACAACTTCTCAAGACGCTTTCGTCGTCAATGAGGTGGCTCGACTGGCAGGCAACACCTGGGCCGACGTCACCCTCCTCGGCGTTGAAACAGGAACGTCCCCGGAGATACCGCCGTTTTCCGCCTCCTTCCGGAGCGATGAATCCCACCCTTTGGTTCAATCGCTGCGCGGTCTTCGGGGACGTTTTCTGTCCCGCTTTAAAGCGGAAGAATCTCCTTACATGGAAACCGTTGTTGATCATGAACTGGTGGAAGTTGAAAGCAACCTGTGGGAGGATTTAAACGTTTTGCGCAGCGCTCGCAAGCAACTTGTCACGCGCATTCGACCCGGAAACGCCGCCAGGTCGATCCTGGCAGAGGCCAGGCAGTTTCCCTGCGACCTGATTGTCATCGGAAGTTCCCTGGACGGCGACGGGAACGATATCGGCCGGATCTGCAGGAAAGTAATTCATGAAGCGGGCACATCCGTGCTCGTGATCGCAAAAACCAAGCTTCCTCAACGCATCGTCGCCTGTCTGGACCATGACCGGGTCAGTCAGCATTCTCTGGAAATCATTAACCAGATGGTCACGCTCTACCAGGCCGACCTTGAAATTGTCGGTGTATCCACGGTTGAAACGCTGCCGGGTGAAATAGACGACAAAATGGGTCAGATTTTAAAGTATTATGCGCAAAATGGCATCAGAACCCTGGTCCGGTCAGTCCCACGCACGTCCCTCGAGGCCTTCGCGGCTCAGGCAAGCAGGGAAAACCTGGTGGCCCTGTGGATGGGCAGGCAATCGCGCCTGCACCGGTTTATCACCCCCCGAAGCATGGATCGTCTGCTGGACAACTCGGATTATTCCGTGCTGATTCTGCGCTAG
- a CDS encoding DUF5320 domain-containing protein — translation MPGFDRSGPMGAGPMTGGRRGPCGGQYSRPVNIGYGYGGGRGMGFRHGYGRGRGFGYRGYPAPPAFGPGASYQVSSADEMAMLQAEADAMKASLESIQNRIAELEKGVSE, via the coding sequence ATGCCAGGATTTGACAGAAGCGGACCCATGGGAGCCGGCCCTATGACCGGTGGCCGCCGGGGACCGTGCGGCGGCCAATACAGCCGGCCCGTTAACATCGGCTATGGCTACGGCGGAGGCAGAGGCATGGGATTCAGGCACGGCTATGGACGGGGGCGCGGTTTCGGATACCGCGGATACCCGGCACCACCCGCCTTCGGCCCCGGCGCCAGCTACCAGGTGAGCAGTGCCGATGAAATGGCAATGCTTCAGGCCGAGGCTGATGCCATGAAAGCCTCGCTGGAATCCATTCAAAACCGGATCGCGGAGCTTGAAAAGGGCGTATCCGAATAG
- a CDS encoding DUF134 domain-containing protein — MPRPKKLRFVSSYPTIAAFVPQGMPISGEVMLSVEELEAIRLSDFECLDQESAANLMQVSRQTYGRILATARHIVGEALVTGKALRVTGGNYAMRGGGRRRRRRRGRMDG; from the coding sequence GTGCCGAGACCTAAAAAACTCAGGTTTGTTTCCAGCTACCCGACTATCGCTGCCTTTGTCCCCCAGGGGATGCCGATCTCCGGCGAGGTAATGTTGTCCGTTGAAGAGCTCGAGGCAATCAGATTAAGCGATTTCGAGTGTTTGGATCAGGAATCGGCAGCCAACCTCATGCAGGTGTCCCGGCAGACCTATGGCAGAATTCTGGCCACGGCCCGCCATATCGTTGGCGAGGCATTGGTCACCGGCAAAGCCCTCAGGGTCACCGGTGGGAATTATGCCATGCGGGGCGGCGGCAGACGCCGACGACGACGGCGGGGCAGGATGGATGGGTAA
- a CDS encoding DksA/TraR family C4-type zinc finger protein: MAVGWARDGGVQEQIDASVEDAVKLARQRLPEGTGLTHCEECEEPIPEGRRKALPGVRLCVKCQSALEKSQVISNGYNRRGSKDSQLK; this comes from the coding sequence ATGGCTGTAGGCTGGGCCCGTGACGGAGGCGTTCAGGAACAGATTGACGCCAGTGTCGAAGATGCGGTGAAACTGGCGCGGCAAAGGCTTCCCGAAGGCACAGGGCTGACCCACTGCGAGGAATGCGAGGAGCCGATCCCGGAAGGCAGGCGCAAAGCGCTTCCGGGCGTGCGCTTGTGCGTGAAATGCCAATCAGCTTTGGAAAAAAGCCAAGTCATATCAAATGGATATAATCGCCGTGGCAGTAAGGACAGTCAGCTGAAATAG
- a CDS encoding acyl-CoA/acyl-ACP dehydrogenase, translated as MKFEDKFTLPLEWISDETKRIVESCREIVEKEIMPIRHELDEDWKDHKIYNKILEKIMLDFGLQCAPWPKEYGGLEFDLITSCLLNEEMSRGDSGISTAAGCINWTFMPMLAPKPNPVLIEKFAPLACQSDKLFVGCAAITDARSGSDVENIDGTHGKYIATTAELDGDEWVINGHKQWPTNSGGLADMFAVFCTTNPGVEDDDAFAIIYVPADAPGVKQGEPYQKAGMSGDKNSDIWFDNVRVPKENRANPKPGDDAVAARMFMNAGNIGSAAHALGIMRNCYELVRAWCDTREVGGKPLKEHSMTASVLADIAMTIEVCRSDTYMKARMMTVPERYGIDPTGVEFLAKTRATKLFVTDQMTILINRAIDLMGSQGYAREGHIEKHWRDSKIISLWMGGRGLAKLDIARWFYDCKSF; from the coding sequence ATGAAATTTGAAGACAAATTTACACTACCGTTGGAATGGATCAGTGACGAGACAAAACGAATCGTTGAAAGCTGCCGGGAGATCGTGGAGAAGGAAATAATGCCCATTCGGCACGAGCTTGACGAGGATTGGAAAGATCACAAAATTTACAACAAGATTTTGGAAAAAATCATGTTGGATTTCGGTTTGCAATGTGCACCGTGGCCCAAAGAATACGGTGGGTTGGAATTTGATTTGATTACCTCTTGCCTGTTGAACGAAGAAATGAGCAGGGGCGATTCCGGCATATCAACAGCTGCCGGCTGCATCAACTGGACATTCATGCCCATGTTGGCGCCCAAACCGAATCCGGTCCTGATCGAAAAGTTCGCCCCTCTTGCCTGCCAAAGCGACAAGCTGTTCGTCGGCTGTGCGGCCATCACCGATGCGAGAAGCGGATCGGATGTCGAAAATATCGACGGAACGCATGGAAAGTATATCGCCACAACGGCCGAGCTCGATGGGGATGAGTGGGTGATCAACGGCCATAAGCAGTGGCCCACGAACTCCGGCGGCCTTGCCGATATGTTCGCCGTATTCTGTACGACCAACCCCGGCGTGGAGGATGACGACGCTTTTGCAATCATTTACGTGCCTGCCGATGCGCCCGGCGTCAAACAGGGAGAGCCATACCAGAAGGCGGGAATGTCCGGTGACAAGAACAGTGACATCTGGTTTGACAATGTCAGGGTGCCCAAAGAAAACCGGGCCAACCCAAAACCGGGGGATGATGCCGTCGCCGCCAGAATGTTTATGAATGCCGGGAATATCGGCTCCGCAGCACACGCCCTCGGTATCATGCGCAATTGCTACGAACTGGTAAGGGCGTGGTGCGACACGCGCGAAGTAGGCGGTAAGCCGTTAAAGGAGCACAGCATGACGGCATCGGTACTCGCCGACATCGCCATGACGATCGAGGTCTGCAGATCCGACACCTATATGAAGGCAAGAATGATGACGGTCCCGGAACGTTACGGCATCGATCCGACGGGCGTCGAATTTCTAGCCAAAACCAGAGCAACCAAGCTTTTCGTAACGGACCAGATGACGATACTGATCAACAGGGCGATCGATTTGATGGGTAGCCAGGGGTATGCCCGGGAAGGTCACATCGAGAAACACTGGCGGGACAGCAAAATAATCAGCCTCTGGATGGGGGGGCGTGGTCTGGCGAAGCTGGATATCGCCCGCTGGTTTTATGACTGCAAGTCATTTTAA
- a CDS encoding proline racemase family protein produces the protein MRTGKIIHTVSCHAEGEVGDVIVGGVAPPPGETLWEQSRWIARDRTLRNFMLNEPRGGIFRHVNLLVPPKNPAAQMGWIIMEPEDTPPMSGSNSICVATVLLESGILPMQEPETHLTLEAPGGLIRAVARCRDGKVERVTIHNVPSFVDRLDARLEVEGLGTLVVDTAYGGDSFVIVAAADLGLSVSPDEARELVETGIRLTNAANEQLGFHHPENPGWSHISFCQITAPLFKENGVYVGRNAVAIQPGKLDRSPTGTGCSARMAVLKRRGTLSRGDAYIGESIIGSRFHCRLESITRVGRLEAVVPSITGRAWVTGTHQHMLDPDDPWPGGYRVADTWPARKRFKDSRGQGGR, from the coding sequence ATGCGAACGGGGAAAATCATTCATACCGTCAGTTGCCACGCCGAAGGGGAGGTGGGGGATGTCATCGTGGGGGGCGTTGCCCCGCCACCGGGGGAGACCCTGTGGGAGCAGTCCCGTTGGATCGCCCGGGACCGGACCCTGCGCAACTTCATGCTCAACGAACCGCGGGGCGGGATCTTCCGGCATGTGAACCTGCTGGTGCCGCCAAAGAACCCTGCCGCCCAGATGGGCTGGATTATCATGGAACCGGAAGACACCCCGCCCATGTCGGGTTCCAACAGCATCTGTGTGGCGACCGTTTTGCTTGAATCCGGCATACTGCCCATGCAGGAGCCCGAAACACACCTGACCCTGGAGGCGCCCGGCGGACTGATCCGTGCCGTGGCCCGATGCCGGGACGGCAAAGTGGAGCGGGTGACCATCCACAACGTGCCGTCCTTTGTGGACAGGCTGGACGCGAGGCTGGAGGTCGAAGGCCTGGGGACCTTGGTGGTGGACACCGCCTACGGGGGAGACAGCTTTGTCATCGTGGCGGCGGCGGATTTGGGGCTTTCCGTGTCGCCGGACGAAGCCCGGGAACTCGTGGAAACCGGGATCAGGTTGACCAATGCGGCCAACGAGCAGCTGGGCTTCCATCATCCGGAGAACCCCGGGTGGAGTCACATTTCATTCTGTCAGATCACGGCGCCGCTGTTCAAGGAGAACGGGGTGTATGTCGGCCGCAACGCCGTCGCCATCCAACCCGGCAAGCTGGATCGGTCGCCGACGGGAACGGGTTGTTCGGCCCGCATGGCGGTGTTGAAAAGGAGGGGGACTCTTTCCAGGGGGGACGCGTATATCGGTGAGTCCATCATTGGTTCCCGGTTTCACTGCCGCCTGGAATCAATCACCCGTGTGGGCCGGCTGGAAGCGGTCGTTCCGAGTATTACCGGTCGGGCGTGGGTCACGGGGACGCATCAGCACATGCTGGACCCGGACGACCCCTGGCCGGGCGGCTACCGGGTGGCCGATACCTGGCCGGCGCGTAAAAGGTTCAAGGATTCCAGGGGTCAAGGGGGGCGTTGA
- a CDS encoding DNA-3-methyladenine glycosylase I, with translation MSNRCAWAGDDALMITYHDSEWGCPLHDDRRLFEFLVLEGAQAGLNWMTILKKRENFRRAMDGFDPVRVAAYGDDDIQRLLQDRGIIRNRLKIGAAVANAKAFLAVQAEFGSFDAYIWQFVDNQPICNHWKKTAEIPTRTPISDRMSRDLKKRGFTFVGPTICYAFMQATGMVNDHTVDCFRHAQLR, from the coding sequence ATGAGCAACAGATGTGCGTGGGCCGGCGACGACGCCCTGATGATCACCTATCACGACAGCGAGTGGGGATGCCCCCTGCACGACGACCGGCGGCTTTTCGAGTTTCTCGTCCTGGAAGGAGCCCAGGCAGGGCTTAACTGGATGACGATCCTGAAAAAGAGGGAGAATTTCCGTCGGGCGATGGACGGATTCGATCCCGTCCGCGTGGCCGCTTACGGTGATGACGACATTCAACGACTGCTTCAGGACAGGGGCATCATCCGCAACAGGCTGAAGATCGGGGCGGCGGTCGCCAATGCAAAGGCATTCCTGGCTGTGCAGGCCGAATTCGGCAGTTTCGACGCTTACATCTGGCAGTTCGTCGACAACCAGCCCATATGCAACCACTGGAAAAAAACGGCCGAAATCCCAACCAGGACACCGATTTCAGATCGCATGAGCAGGGATTTGAAAAAACGCGGTTTTACATTTGTAGGGCCGACCATCTGCTACGCCTTCATGCAGGCCACGGGCATGGTCAACGACCACACCGTCGACTGCTTTCGGCACGCACAATTGAGATAA